From the genome of Methanobacterium petrolearium, one region includes:
- a CDS encoding lipocalin-like domain-containing protein: MAKDPLNDLDDLTKQNIALALGMKEFKAKKVPKNVKKQILSNKNSPESFGKRMHHRIQDLLDNPDSFTPNYRKRYEKLLEHCNLLTPLQAYAMNHLLGTDSSRGYQKIPDESNIEFPRDFTPQLGYQVGWHFFVGNCRDTLRREYGILVSFYRYSLLPPEMAHSFGLTDLDNQIFEMQLAVARAGEKHLQARPFAIAGTTGLLNISNEPFCYGAGNNRITSLQEDELFPLRVQTWGVNQGGEEEVEMEVDLGFSSNKDFLLQGNKGCLPCCCGIGTLYYSATNLRLEPGSLLKLDGEEIILNQGQFWFDHQWGNALEPLGNSRCKVVRAANLLSKSSQSRGWDWFMAQFDGDREMTMYAPHTDKNLGYYWQTGEKPPDTMTVPVKGQYIDAEHNVVDIKGTLNIDKWVKSVKSSNPENYFITNTWYPDRWEFQFQNMVPEDIRHFTMNPIVKGGQTGYNASGAQYSEGGVNIRNFEGKFLGKGFAESVYYADAHTNLFHLAGIPDTPKMRKLMETPKPSALLKLKALLYTAWPPHQRKIKKVLEKCLEQGLPADFLD; this comes from the coding sequence ATGGCGAAGGATCCCCTCAATGACTTAGATGATTTAACTAAACAAAACATTGCCCTGGCCCTCGGGATGAAGGAATTCAAGGCTAAAAAAGTACCTAAAAATGTGAAAAAACAGATTTTAAGTAATAAAAACAGTCCTGAAAGCTTCGGTAAGCGGATGCATCACCGTATACAGGATCTTCTGGATAATCCTGATTCTTTCACTCCTAACTACAGGAAAAGGTATGAAAAACTTCTTGAACACTGTAACCTGCTCACTCCCCTGCAGGCATATGCCATGAACCATCTTTTAGGGACAGATAGTAGCAGAGGCTACCAGAAAATACCTGATGAATCAAACATAGAGTTTCCCAGGGATTTCACCCCACAACTCGGATACCAGGTAGGCTGGCACTTCTTTGTGGGCAACTGCCGTGACACCCTGAGAAGGGAATACGGAATTTTGGTTTCATTTTATCGTTACTCACTCTTACCCCCAGAGATGGCACACAGTTTTGGTTTAACAGACCTGGATAATCAAATATTTGAAATGCAACTAGCAGTGGCCAGGGCAGGTGAAAAACACCTTCAGGCACGGCCTTTTGCTATTGCAGGAACCACCGGATTATTAAATATCTCCAACGAACCCTTCTGTTATGGGGCGGGGAATAACAGGATAACATCCCTACAAGAGGATGAATTATTCCCCCTCAGAGTCCAAACCTGGGGAGTGAACCAGGGAGGAGAGGAAGAAGTGGAGATGGAGGTAGATTTGGGATTTTCCTCCAACAAGGACTTTTTACTCCAGGGAAACAAGGGATGCCTCCCATGCTGCTGTGGAATAGGTACCTTGTATTATTCTGCCACAAACCTTCGTCTGGAGCCGGGTAGTCTCTTGAAACTAGATGGAGAGGAGATTATTCTTAATCAGGGTCAGTTCTGGTTCGACCACCAGTGGGGTAATGCTTTGGAACCATTGGGTAACAGCCGATGCAAGGTGGTAAGAGCAGCCAACCTTCTTTCAAAATCATCCCAATCCAGGGGATGGGACTGGTTCATGGCTCAATTCGACGGTGACCGGGAAATGACCATGTACGCACCCCACACGGATAAAAACCTAGGATATTACTGGCAAACCGGGGAAAAACCACCAGACACCATGACAGTGCCGGTGAAAGGACAGTACATTGATGCTGAACACAACGTAGTGGATATAAAAGGAACATTGAACATTGATAAATGGGTTAAGAGTGTTAAATCTTCCAATCCAGAAAATTACTTCATCACCAACACTTGGTACCCGGACCGGTGGGAATTCCAGTTCCAAAATATGGTTCCAGAGGATATAAGACATTTCACCATGAACCCCATAGTTAAAGGGGGGCAGACTGGCTACAATGCCAGTGGAGCACAGTACTCTGAAGGAGGAGTGAATATCAGGAATTTTGAGGGGAAGTTCCTGGGTAAAGGTTTTGCTGAGTCAGTTTACTATGCAGATGCACACACCAACTTATTCCACCTTGCTGGTATCCCTGATACTCCGAAAATGCGGAAGTTAATGGAAACACCCAAACCATCGGCTTTGTTGAAGTTGAAGGCTTTATTGTACACTGCCTGGCCACCTCACCAGAGGAAAATTAAAAAAGTGCTTGAAAAATGCCTGGAACAGGGTTTACCTGCGGATTTCCTTGATTAA
- a CDS encoding GAF domain-containing protein translates to MSINNDSIKNNFDVFRTEALSMLPDCTLKEVSDLVLEETKKNLKSRSCYVAFIDPENGDSVGISFSHLTKSCQMYEEMGEARFKVLKDGTYGGLLGYSLDTGKSIYVHDINSHPAAHGIPPGHDPVDQFLSVPVLYNEDILGQIVAGNPEEDYTQKSVEIAEKIADIYAVILKELLYNEK, encoded by the coding sequence ATGTCTATCAACAATGATTCCATCAAAAATAATTTTGATGTTTTCAGAACTGAAGCACTGTCTATGTTGCCTGATTGCACCCTAAAAGAAGTATCCGATCTTGTTCTGGAAGAAACCAAAAAAAATCTTAAAAGTAGAAGCTGTTATGTGGCATTTATCGACCCAGAAAATGGAGACAGTGTAGGCATATCCTTTTCCCATTTAACAAAATCCTGTCAGATGTACGAAGAGATGGGTGAAGCCAGATTCAAGGTCCTAAAAGATGGAACCTATGGTGGACTTTTAGGTTACTCCCTGGATACTGGTAAATCAATATATGTTCATGATATAAACAGTCACCCTGCTGCCCATGGTATTCCACCCGGCCATGACCCGGTTGATCAATTTTTATCAGTTCCTGTGCTTTATAATGAAGATATTCTTGGACAAATCGTGGCTGGGAATCCTGAAGAAGATTACACCCAGAAATCTGTGGAAATTGCTGAGAAAATAGCAGATATTTATGCCGTGATCCTCAAAGAACTGCTTTACAATGAAAAATAG
- a CDS encoding head GIN domain-containing protein, protein MGKMFCIVILGILLCIVVAASGCTNQTGTGNQTPDVSGVTSVTLNGPGTLIIQQGDNESYRIEAKEDLMAQISTTVSGNTLSVSNLNSVGNGAVKIYITLKDLNTLTTNGGGNSEVTGLDTDKLTVTLDNGKMTLTGKAENLIATINGGGNIAANDLEAQSATVTINGDGKANVNVISTLNAVVNGGGSITYTGSPQVNQQVNGQGSIKQG, encoded by the coding sequence ATGGGAAAAATGTTTTGCATTGTTATATTAGGTATATTGTTGTGTATTGTTGTAGCTGCATCAGGCTGTACTAACCAAACCGGAACTGGGAACCAGACCCCGGACGTCAGTGGAGTTACCAGCGTTACGTTAAATGGCCCTGGAACATTGATTATTCAGCAGGGAGATAATGAATCATATAGAATTGAAGCAAAAGAGGACCTTATGGCCCAAATTTCCACCACAGTCTCTGGGAACACATTATCCGTCAGTAACTTGAACAGTGTTGGGAATGGAGCTGTGAAAATCTACATCACCCTTAAAGATTTAAATACTCTCACTACCAATGGTGGTGGTAACTCTGAGGTGACTGGCCTAGACACAGATAAACTTACGGTGACCCTGGACAATGGTAAAATGACCCTGACTGGTAAAGCAGAGAATCTAATCGCTACCATTAATGGAGGCGGTAACATTGCCGCTAATGATTTAGAAGCTCAAAGTGCCACTGTAACTATTAACGGAGATGGTAAAGCCAATGTAAATGTCATTTCTACCCTCAACGCAGTTGTAAATGGTGGGGGTTCCATAACCTATACTGGCAGCCCCCAGGTGAACCAACAAGTTAATGGTCAGGGTTCAATTAAACAGGGTTAA
- a CDS encoding acetylornithine transaminase: MNTEEIIALDKDYVMQTYGRQPLALKEGKGAVVWDVEGNPYIDCVAGIAVNNVGHAHPRVVEAICQQAQKLIHTSNLYYTEKQVRLAKLLVEVSPHQKAFFCNSGAEANEGAIKLARKYTGKGDIIAMENSFHGRTITTITATGQHKYKKGFGPLPPGFTHVPYGNLEAVAEAITEKTAAVLVEPVQGEGGIIIPPEGYLDDLKKLCHENDVLLIFDEVQTGFGRTGEMFASQTFKVTPDITTLAKAIAGGFPMGAILASEEVGNAFQPGDHAATFGGGPLACAAGIASVETIRQEGLLQKSRENGLYFKNELKEIFQAYGLVEDVRGVGLMLGMEMDMPCAHMVDDMREQGVLVNCTADNVLRFVPPLVITQEQINNVIDHLDEVLVRVSG; encoded by the coding sequence ATGAACACAGAAGAAATTATAGCTTTAGATAAAGATTATGTCATGCAAACTTACGGTCGTCAGCCCCTGGCCCTTAAAGAAGGAAAGGGTGCTGTTGTATGGGATGTAGAAGGCAATCCTTATATTGACTGTGTGGCGGGTATTGCGGTGAACAATGTAGGACATGCCCATCCTCGTGTTGTTGAGGCCATCTGCCAGCAGGCCCAAAAACTGATCCACACCTCCAATCTTTACTACACTGAAAAACAGGTACGTTTAGCAAAACTCCTAGTAGAAGTCTCTCCCCATCAGAAAGCCTTCTTCTGCAACAGCGGAGCAGAAGCCAATGAAGGAGCTATCAAACTGGCCCGAAAATACACTGGTAAAGGAGACATCATAGCCATGGAAAACAGTTTCCACGGACGAACCATAACCACCATCACTGCCACTGGCCAGCACAAATATAAAAAAGGATTCGGACCACTCCCCCCCGGATTTACACATGTCCCCTATGGAAACCTTGAAGCTGTGGCTGAGGCAATAACTGAAAAAACTGCAGCGGTGTTGGTAGAACCGGTACAAGGAGAAGGTGGGATAATAATACCTCCTGAAGGTTATCTTGATGATTTAAAGAAACTCTGCCATGAAAATGATGTTTTACTCATATTTGACGAAGTACAAACTGGTTTTGGGCGGACTGGGGAGATGTTTGCATCACAGACCTTCAAAGTAACCCCAGATATAACTACCTTAGCCAAAGCCATAGCTGGTGGTTTCCCAATGGGAGCCATTTTAGCCAGTGAAGAAGTGGGAAATGCATTTCAACCGGGTGACCACGCCGCAACTTTTGGGGGAGGACCACTGGCATGTGCCGCTGGAATTGCTTCGGTTGAAACCATCCGGCAAGAAGGATTACTCCAGAAATCACGGGAAAACGGACTTTACTTCAAAAATGAGTTAAAAGAAATCTTCCAGGCATATGGACTGGTTGAAGATGTGCGGGGTGTGGGTCTGATGCTTGGTATGGAAATGGATATGCCATGTGCCCACATGGTTGATGACATGCGCGAACAGGGGGTTCTGGTGAACTGCACAGCAGACAATGTTCTCAGATTCGTTCCTCCACTGGTAATCACCCAGGAGCAGATTAATAACGTGATTGACCATTTGGATGAAGTTTTAGTACGTGTGTCCGGTTAA
- a CDS encoding DNA glycosylase encodes MMTEFYISTKEFKGPLNLSLTMNSGQTSQPPWKKENKYFQELILVEGNPCLVKIRHEDSNPEDDVHIIAESLEKIPEKSIKERIREIFGLTDDLSQLYDFLSDDPKLAPTIDFCQGLRLFKAHNQFECIISSISSSNCSIIRWTRSIRDIKQKWGEGFRFSSDDFYTFPSPEILGKVPEHDLEEMQRCEDDLPEDYIFKNNLKACGVGYRAKYIINASRMVESDMNLDKLARMEYHNAFDAVQGLPGVGPKVADCILLYGFGMGEAFPVDVWIKRIIEHLYFPHEELKPQKAREFGMERFGDYAGYVQLYLFHYARKSGLLESLRKK; translated from the coding sequence ATGATGACTGAATTTTATATCTCCACCAAAGAATTCAAGGGACCCCTTAACTTATCCCTTACCATGAACAGTGGTCAAACCAGCCAGCCGCCCTGGAAAAAAGAGAATAAATATTTTCAGGAACTGATCCTGGTGGAGGGTAACCCCTGTCTGGTGAAAATCAGGCATGAAGATTCTAATCCTGAAGATGATGTGCATATCATTGCCGAATCTTTGGAAAAGATTCCTGAAAAAAGTATCAAAGAGAGAATCAGGGAAATATTTGGCCTTACCGATGATCTTAGCCAGTTGTACGATTTTTTAAGTGACGACCCGAAATTAGCACCCACCATTGACTTTTGCCAGGGTCTTCGGCTTTTCAAGGCCCATAATCAATTTGAATGCATTATTTCATCTATTTCATCCTCTAACTGTTCCATAATCCGCTGGACTCGTTCCATCAGGGATATTAAACAGAAATGGGGTGAAGGATTCCGTTTTAGTTCTGATGATTTTTACACTTTTCCCTCCCCTGAAATCCTGGGTAAAGTGCCTGAACATGACTTGGAGGAAATGCAACGATGCGAGGATGACCTTCCTGAAGATTACATTTTCAAAAACAATCTTAAAGCATGTGGAGTGGGTTACCGGGCTAAATACATTATTAATGCCTCCCGGATGGTTGAATCGGATATGAATTTGGATAAACTGGCAAGAATGGAATACCATAATGCCTTTGATGCTGTCCAGGGGCTACCCGGTGTGGGACCGAAAGTGGCAGATTGCATCCTCCTCTATGGTTTTGGTATGGGAGAGGCTTTCCCTGTGGATGTGTGGATCAAAAGAATAATAGAACACCTTTACTTCCCCCATGAAGAGTTGAAACCACAAAAGGCTCGTGAATTTGGGATGGAAAGGTTTGGTGATTATGCTGGTTATGTGCAGCTGTATCTTTTTCATTATGCCCGGAAATCAGGCTTATTAGAATCACTCCGTAAAAAATAA
- a CDS encoding NAD-dependent malic enzyme, producing the protein MTVKKEESKYIKTHLKGSQLLQSSHLNKGTAFSTKERELFHLIGLLPHSVETLDEQLQRAYQQFSLQANDLQKNIFLNNLYNTNETLFFSLIREHVDEMMPIVYTPTAGLAIQRYSDEFRKPRGIYLSYPDREHVDEILDNWDKKDVALIVLTDSEQILGIGDQGANGIGISVAKLVVYTLCAGINPRRMLPVLIDVGTNNPRLLEDPFYLGWRHPRISQEKYHQFVETVVEAINRKFPHVFLQWEDFGKNNARYHLDRYQNKMCTFNDDIQGTGAVAMSALLNALKLTGTPIFNHRILIYGAGTAGCGIADQIWDWMVKNGLNHREAYDRFWLMDRQGLITQSRDTIDYFKAPYARPSHETRDWNPEDKPSNLLDVVCNVKPTILIGTSTVSEAFTKEVVTEMASHVDQPIIFPLSNPLTLMEGKPSDIIQWTDGKALVATGSPFEDVTFQGKIYHVAQCNNALIFPGLGLGIISCQAERVTSGMMDAAILELARSANIKDNIIRLLPEVSQLQEVSRNIGVAVARQAILEGLARNNVYDDVDDLVDSNMWEPAYVPYKLLKNA; encoded by the coding sequence ATTACTGTAAAAAAAGAAGAATCGAAATATATTAAAACTCATCTTAAAGGAAGCCAACTCCTCCAATCTTCACATTTAAATAAAGGAACTGCTTTTAGTACTAAAGAGAGAGAATTATTCCATCTTATCGGATTATTACCTCATTCTGTGGAGACTCTGGATGAACAATTGCAAAGGGCATATCAACAGTTCTCACTGCAGGCTAATGATCTGCAGAAAAACATCTTCCTGAACAACCTTTACAACACTAATGAAACCCTATTTTTCAGTCTTATCAGGGAACATGTGGATGAGATGATGCCCATCGTTTACACCCCTACTGCTGGGTTGGCTATCCAGCGTTACAGTGACGAATTCCGTAAACCACGGGGAATATATCTGTCTTATCCAGACCGGGAGCATGTGGACGAAATATTGGATAACTGGGATAAAAAAGATGTTGCCCTTATTGTTTTAACCGATTCTGAGCAGATACTGGGAATCGGAGATCAGGGCGCCAATGGAATTGGGATTTCCGTTGCCAAACTGGTAGTTTACACCCTATGTGCTGGTATTAATCCCAGGAGAATGCTCCCGGTTCTGATTGATGTTGGTACCAATAACCCCCGCCTTCTTGAAGATCCTTTCTATTTAGGCTGGCGTCATCCACGTATCAGCCAGGAAAAGTACCATCAATTTGTGGAAACTGTTGTTGAGGCCATAAACCGTAAATTCCCCCATGTTTTCCTCCAATGGGAGGATTTCGGTAAAAATAACGCCCGTTATCATCTTGACCGTTATCAGAATAAAATGTGCACCTTTAATGATGATATACAGGGTACCGGGGCCGTTGCCATGTCCGCCCTCCTGAATGCTTTGAAGTTAACCGGTACCCCCATATTTAATCATCGAATTCTGATATATGGTGCTGGAACCGCTGGTTGCGGTATAGCTGACCAAATATGGGATTGGATGGTGAAAAACGGTCTTAACCACAGGGAAGCATACGATCGTTTCTGGCTTATGGACCGCCAGGGACTTATAACTCAAAGCAGAGATACCATTGATTATTTCAAAGCACCTTATGCCCGCCCTTCCCATGAAACCAGAGATTGGAATCCAGAAGATAAGCCATCAAATCTCCTAGATGTGGTGTGTAATGTTAAACCAACCATTCTCATTGGCACCAGCACAGTATCAGAGGCATTCACCAAGGAAGTGGTTACTGAAATGGCTTCCCATGTGGATCAACCGATAATATTCCCATTATCCAATCCCTTAACCCTGATGGAAGGTAAGCCCTCTGACATAATCCAGTGGACGGATGGAAAAGCACTGGTAGCCACTGGCAGTCCCTTTGAAGATGTGACATTCCAGGGAAAAATTTACCATGTTGCCCAGTGTAACAATGCCCTTATATTCCCTGGTCTGGGTTTGGGCATAATCAGTTGCCAGGCAGAAAGAGTTACCTCAGGCATGATGGATGCTGCCATCCTCGAACTGGCCAGATCTGCCAATATTAAAGATAATATTATCCGTCTGCTCCCAGAAGTCTCTCAACTGCAGGAAGTAAGCAGAAATATTGGAGTGGCAGTGGCCAGACAGGCCATCCTTGAGGGACTGGCAAGAAACAACGTTTATGATGATGTCGATGATCTGGTGGATTCCAACATGTGGGAACCTGCTTATGTGCCCTATAAACTTTTAAAAAATGCCTAA
- a CDS encoding SulP family inorganic anion transporter: MHIKNLTSRLKGTLFSGLLPLDRSRFIPELIAGIVMAAIFIPEVMGYAKIAGMPIITGIYTIIIPMAVFVILGSSRHLIVGADSATAAIMFGILVTVAMPGSPVYTSMAFLVAFLCGILLVLAWVFKLGFIGDFLSRTALVGFLTGVGIQVSISQLGAMFGLTTTGIDSIPRILSFLSNLSQTNLYTLAISVGVLLVIIITGRINRKIPGALIAVAGTILLSFFYDFTQMGVSLVGSVPSGIPSLMVPSFQSLDFYVLFTTVMACFIVIIAQSVATSRAYSVKCSDELDENKDVLGLGLSNILAGLTGSFVVNGSPTKTQIAVDAGARSQLATLVTAAVVIVVVIFFTEPVSLLPNATLAAIVFLIGLEMVDITSLKAIYREMPAEFVLAIITFMTVVLAGVLWGVIVSVIISLILHLSHSYRPNNSILIRNEKGEWAYIPVILGVYTEEGLIVYRFNRDLYYANAEKLMKEVIKIVKNSDPPLEWLILDSGGFTGVDYTSVQMLKELKVKLDEMNVVLVMTTVFPSLRRQFERSGFMKILGKENLYGGVNDAINAFENRK; encoded by the coding sequence ATCCACATAAAAAATTTAACTTCACGGTTAAAGGGAACCTTATTTAGTGGTTTATTACCCCTGGACCGCAGCAGATTCATACCTGAACTGATTGCAGGCATAGTCATGGCTGCAATATTCATTCCAGAAGTCATGGGCTATGCAAAAATTGCAGGAATGCCTATCATCACAGGCATATACACTATTATCATTCCAATGGCAGTTTTCGTAATCTTGGGTTCATCCCGGCATCTTATTGTAGGGGCAGACTCAGCCACTGCAGCAATAATGTTTGGAATCCTGGTAACAGTGGCCATGCCTGGAAGTCCGGTTTACACATCCATGGCATTTTTAGTGGCCTTTTTATGTGGCATACTACTCGTACTTGCCTGGGTATTTAAACTGGGATTTATAGGTGATTTCTTATCACGCACCGCACTGGTGGGGTTTCTAACTGGTGTGGGTATTCAAGTGTCCATCAGCCAGTTAGGGGCAATGTTCGGATTAACCACCACTGGAATAGATTCCATTCCCAGAATATTATCATTTCTATCCAATTTATCCCAAACCAACCTCTACACTTTAGCCATTTCTGTGGGAGTGTTATTGGTTATTATCATAACCGGACGAATTAACCGGAAAATCCCAGGAGCTCTCATTGCAGTGGCGGGAACCATTTTACTCAGTTTTTTTTATGATTTTACCCAGATGGGGGTTTCATTGGTGGGTTCTGTTCCAAGTGGAATTCCCAGTTTAATGGTACCTTCTTTTCAGTCCCTTGATTTTTATGTTTTGTTTACAACTGTGATGGCCTGTTTTATTGTTATAATAGCTCAAAGTGTTGCTACTTCACGGGCTTACAGTGTCAAATGTTCTGATGAATTGGATGAAAACAAAGACGTCCTTGGATTGGGATTATCTAATATTTTAGCTGGTTTAACTGGTAGTTTCGTGGTGAATGGTAGTCCTACCAAGACTCAGATTGCTGTAGATGCTGGGGCTCGCAGTCAACTGGCTACTCTGGTTACTGCTGCAGTAGTCATTGTGGTGGTGATTTTTTTCACAGAACCTGTTTCACTTTTACCTAATGCAACTTTAGCAGCAATAGTATTTTTAATAGGATTGGAAATGGTTGATATAACCAGTTTAAAGGCCATATATCGTGAAATGCCTGCAGAGTTTGTTTTGGCCATCATAACCTTTATGACAGTTGTTTTAGCAGGTGTTCTGTGGGGTGTCATTGTTTCGGTGATAATATCCTTGATTTTACATTTAAGCCATTCATACCGGCCAAACAACAGTATTTTGATTCGTAATGAAAAGGGTGAATGGGCTTACATTCCGGTAATCCTGGGAGTATACACGGAAGAGGGCCTGATTGTTTACAGATTCAACCGGGATCTTTACTATGCCAACGCCGAAAAACTCATGAAAGAAGTTATTAAAATTGTTAAAAACTCTGATCCTCCTCTTGAATGGTTAATTTTAGATTCTGGAGGATTTACTGGTGTTGATTATACTTCTGTGCAGATGTTAAAAGAATTAAAAGTAAAATTAGATGAAATGAATGTAGTTTTAGTCATGACCACGGTTTTTCCCAGTTTAAGAAGGCAATTTGAACGTTCTGGATTTATGAAAATCCTGGGCAAAGAAAACCTCTACGGAGGAGTTAATGACGCCATAAATGCGTTTGAAAACAGAAAATAA
- a CDS encoding peptidylprolyl isomerase, translating into MKKAIIETDKGNIELALFEKEAPNTVANFEKLANSGFYNGLTFHRVIPNFVIQGGCPKGNGTGGPGYTIKCEINPHKHGTGALSMAHAGKDTGGSQFFITHSPQPHLDGVHTVFGKVVKGMDVVNAIKPGDVMNKVTVTDE; encoded by the coding sequence ATGAAAAAAGCCATTATCGAAACAGATAAAGGAAACATTGAACTTGCACTTTTTGAAAAGGAAGCACCTAACACGGTTGCTAACTTCGAAAAACTGGCTAACAGTGGTTTCTACAATGGATTAACCTTCCACAGAGTCATCCCCAATTTTGTAATTCAGGGTGGATGTCCTAAGGGTAACGGAACCGGAGGGCCCGGTTACACTATAAAATGTGAGATAAATCCCCATAAACATGGCACAGGAGCCCTTTCAATGGCCCATGCAGGTAAGGACACTGGTGGAAGCCAGTTTTTCATCACTCACTCCCCGCAACCCCACCTGGATGGTGTACACACCGTCTTCGGCAAAGTGGTCAAGGGAATGGATGTGGTTAATGCCATCAAACCGGGCGACGTGATGAACAAAGTTACGGTCACTGATGAATAA
- a CDS encoding DUF5518 domain-containing protein: MDMEIFKIRPIIISLGILLATYFTFYISGASLVFPSFLIAAIAVGFMVNEDIKTSTVNGAILGVIGGIIINAFFIILLYVQGYGAYISSGILGYLLFFVIEVIIAAFGGILGFYVQTETLEDVEPEISEDA; this comes from the coding sequence ATGGATATGGAAATTTTCAAAATTAGACCCATAATAATCAGTTTAGGCATTCTACTTGCAACTTATTTCACCTTTTACATTTCAGGAGCGAGTTTAGTATTCCCTTCATTCTTAATAGCAGCGATTGCCGTGGGTTTCATGGTTAATGAAGACATAAAAACATCTACTGTTAATGGGGCAATTTTAGGAGTGATTGGTGGGATAATAATCAATGCATTTTTCATAATTCTGCTGTATGTTCAAGGGTATGGAGCATATATTAGCAGTGGAATTCTAGGATATCTTCTTTTCTTCGTGATTGAAGTAATCATCGCCGCATTCGGAGGAATTTTAGGATTCTATGTGCAAACAGAAACACTGGAAGATGTAGAACCAGAAATATCTGAAGACGCATAA
- a CDS encoding acetyl-CoA hydrolase/transferase family protein, producing MYKKLYRKKLTTPYKAVKLIKEGDMLVHGLTMAEPPALLEAVAFRLREGDLKKIRMFSVIPLDSVCSTLLAPDLVDCVEAYSGFVDAGDRGLVSTGLNYYVPNHLHQIPRLLEEFIGVDVCVTTVSPMDGAGYFSFGTANDFTSTAARAARVLILEVNQNMPRVFGDSLIHISEVDAVVENHQTIPDFPCGDKQPEADVIGKNISRLVPDGATLQMGIGVLPNAVAEQLENHNDLGIHTEVFGPGMVDLIRKGVVNGEKKTLHPRKHVFTVAQGDQVMLEFMNQNPSMESYPCSYVNNPAVIAKNDRMISINSLIEVDLLGQCNAEYLAGHQYSGTGGQLDFVRGAFDSHEGKSILAFYSTAKNGTISRVVDHLDPGAMVTTPRMDTHYLVTEYGVANLKGKSTRERAHEIINIAHPKFRKDLYRRAEEMYLV from the coding sequence TTGTATAAAAAACTGTACAGGAAAAAGTTAACCACACCCTATAAGGCAGTTAAACTAATCAAAGAGGGGGACATGCTGGTACATGGTCTTACCATGGCCGAACCACCAGCACTTTTGGAGGCTGTGGCTTTTCGTCTCAGGGAAGGAGATCTTAAAAAGATTAGAATGTTCTCAGTAATCCCCTTAGACAGCGTTTGTTCCACTCTCCTGGCCCCAGACCTGGTGGACTGTGTAGAGGCCTACAGTGGATTTGTAGATGCCGGCGACCGAGGATTGGTAAGCACCGGACTTAACTATTATGTTCCCAACCACCTCCACCAGATCCCCCGACTCTTGGAAGAATTCATCGGAGTGGACGTATGTGTAACCACGGTTTCTCCCATGGATGGGGCCGGATATTTCTCTTTTGGGACTGCTAATGACTTTACATCCACTGCAGCCCGGGCTGCCAGGGTCCTGATTCTGGAAGTGAACCAGAACATGCCCCGAGTCTTTGGAGACTCCCTAATCCACATTTCAGAGGTAGATGCAGTTGTGGAAAATCATCAAACCATTCCTGACTTTCCCTGTGGGGATAAACAACCAGAGGCAGATGTTATTGGCAAAAATATATCTCGCCTGGTACCTGATGGTGCCACCCTCCAGATGGGGATCGGTGTGCTGCCCAATGCTGTGGCTGAGCAGCTAGAAAACCACAATGACCTGGGTATCCATACTGAAGTATTCGGTCCAGGAATGGTTGATCTCATTAGGAAGGGAGTAGTAAATGGTGAAAAGAAAACCCTCCACCCCCGTAAACACGTATTCACTGTAGCCCAGGGAGACCAGGTGATGCTGGAGTTCATGAACCAGAACCCGTCCATGGAAAGTTATCCCTGCTCTTATGTTAATAACCCGGCAGTGATTGCCAAAAACGATCGCATGATATCCATTAATTCCCTCATTGAAGTAGATTTACTGGGACAATGTAACGCTGAGTACTTGGCAGGTCACCAATACAGTGGAACCGGGGGGCAGCTGGATTTTGTGCGAGGGGCTTTTGACTCCCATGAAGGGAAATCCATTCTGGCTTTTTATTCCACAGCTAAAAATGGCACCATCTCCAGGGTGGTGGATCATCTGGATCCAGGGGCCATGGTGACCACACCACGCATGGACACCCATTACTTGGTAACCGAGTATGGAGTGGCCAATCTCAAGGGAAAATCCACCAGAGAAAGGGCACATGAAATAATTAACATAGCACACCCCAAGTTCCGGAAAGATCTTTACAGAAGAGCAGAAGAGATGTATCTTGTATAA